Below is a genomic region from Methanobacterium sp..
AGAACCTGATGCATTACTACCCAGAATAGCCAGTGGAAGAACCCACTTCAACGTGGCCCAGGGTGATAACGTGGTTATCAGCGCACCAATCATACCCAACCCTACCAACGCCGCAAACCGAAACCTCATGGAGCGACGTTTAAAAGGTAACGGGGCACGAATTTATACTAACGCCCACGTGTCAGGCCACGCAGGCAGAGAAGACCACCGTGACTTCATACGCATGCTCCAACCCGAGCATATCATACCATCCCACGGTGACCTGGAAATGCTAGCCGCCTACACCGAACTAGCCGAGGAAGAAGGATACAAGATGGGTAACGATATTCACGTACTAAGAAATGGACAGGCACAGGTTTTCAACGGAGGAGTTTAATGGAAGTAAAACTGGAAGTAACCGAGATCCTCAAAAGATACTCTGCAGACATAGATCAGGAGATAACCATGGCCCTGGAAACAGTGGACCCAGAAGCACTCCAACAGGCATCAGAACATCTGGTTAAAGCCGGTGGGAAAAAACTTAGACCATCCCTGGTGGTTTTGAGCTCAGAAGCAGTGGGAGGGCCAGTTGGATCCGCCCTGAAAACCGGAGCTGCCGTGGAACTCATCCACACCTTTAGTCTGATTCATGATGATATCATGGACCAGGATGAGAAAAGAAGGGGAAAACCCTCAGTACACGTATTGTGGGGGGAACCCATGGCCATCCTGGCCGGGGACACCCTCTTCTCCAAGGCATTCTCCACAGTCCTCAAAAGTGAGGAAGATGGTGTTGCACCCGAGAAAATATTACCGGCACTGCACACTGTGGTGGATAGCTGTGTGAAGATCTGCGAAGGCCAGGCAATGGATATGGGATTTGCCGAGCGCACTGATGTCCGGGAAGAAGAATATCTGACCATGATCTACAAGAAAACCGCAGCACTCATTGCCGCAGCCACCAAAGCAGGAGCCATACTGGGTGGGGGAACACCAGAACAGGTGGAAGCCCTGGCTGAGTATGGTCGTTTGATTGGTATGGCCTTCCAGATACAGGATGATTACCTGGATGTGGCCAGCAGTGAAGAGGATCTGGGAAAACCAGTGGGCAGTGACATAGTAGAGGGTAAAATGACCCTACTGGTGGTGCACGCCCTAAGCCAGGCCACACCTGATGACAGGGAAAGATTACTCACCATCCTTAAAGAAGATGGTGATGAGAATGTTTCTGAGGCAATGGATATCCTGGAAAAATACGGTTCCATACACTACGCATGGAAGGTGGCACAGGAAGATGTTAACCAGGCCAAAAAGTTACTGGACATCCTGGATGACAGCCCAGCCAAGGAATCCCTCCTGCGTGTAGCTGACTTTGTACTGGAACGCAGCCACTAACCTCTAAATTATTATTTTTTTAATTATTCCCCCTTATTTTTTATTCAGCAAATAATTTTTAGACATAATACAGAATAGCGTAATACAGAATAGCAAAATACAGAATTCTAGCAAAATACAGAATAATTTTTAGTAAAATACAGAATAATTTTTAGTAAAATACAGCAAATATTTTTTAAGCGAATAAAATTTCACTGGTCTCATAAAAACGACCAAAAAAATGAAGTGATTATCAATGGAGAAACTGGAAGAAATCATTCGAAAGTACGCTCTTATCAATGCAGCTAAACACGGAGGCCAGGCACAGCCCGGAGCAGTTATAGGGATGATAATGAGCAAACACCCCGAGTACCGTCAGGATGCAGGGCAAGTTTCTAAAACCG
It encodes:
- the idsA gene encoding short chain isoprenyl diphosphate synthase IdsA, with the protein product MEVKLEVTEILKRYSADIDQEITMALETVDPEALQQASEHLVKAGGKKLRPSLVVLSSEAVGGPVGSALKTGAAVELIHTFSLIHDDIMDQDEKRRGKPSVHVLWGEPMAILAGDTLFSKAFSTVLKSEEDGVAPEKILPALHTVVDSCVKICEGQAMDMGFAERTDVREEEYLTMIYKKTAALIAAATKAGAILGGGTPEQVEALAEYGRLIGMAFQIQDDYLDVASSEEDLGKPVGSDIVEGKMTLLVVHALSQATPDDRERLLTILKEDGDENVSEAMDILEKYGSIHYAWKVAQEDVNQAKKLLDILDDSPAKESLLRVADFVLERSH